The following nucleotide sequence is from Deltaproteobacteria bacterium.
CTTAAAAAAGCCGGGAGCTCGAAGTCGGTTTCGCCGTTGTCGTCGATCATGCCGATCTTCACGCTTTCCATGGTTTCAAGCGATTTATCGTTACGTATGAAGGCCGGGATATTTAAATTTTCTTTCCTGTGTCTCCCTTTGGAGATAACCTCTGAGAGGGTTTTTCCCCCGTGGGTGTTGTCGTCGAATCCCGTCGCAATGACCGTAACCCGGATTTCTTCCGTCATGGTTTGATCCACGACGGTACCGAAAATGATGTTGGCATCTTCGTGGGCTTCCGATTGAATCAGGGAGGAAGCTTCATTGATTTCGTACAAAGTCATGTCCGGTCCTCCCGTAATATTCAGAAGAACACCCCGGGCACCCTGAATGCTGTTGTCTTCCAGGAGAGGAGAGGAGATAGCTTTCTGGGCGGCTTCGACAGCACGATTTTCCCCGGAGGCGCTTCCCGTTCCCATCAGGGCCAGCCCCATTTCCGACATGATCGTTTTCACATCGGCGAAATCGAGATTGATCAGACCCGGAATCGTGATCAGGTCTGAGATGCCTTTGACGGCATTGTAGAGAATATCATCCACTTTTTTGAACGCTTCCGGAAAGGACAGGTTGCGTCCGCCTAGGCTGAGCAGCCTCTGGTTGGGTACCACGATCAGGGTATCGACGATCTTACGCAGGGCAAGGATACCTTCTTCTGCCTGGAAGATGCGCCTCTTTCCTTCAAAGGGAAAGGGTTTAGTCACGATTGCAACGGTCAACGCGCCGATTTCCTTGGCGATTTCCGCGACGATCGGGGCGCCCCCGGTACCCGTCCCTCCGCCTTCTCCGGCGGTAATAAAAACCATGTCCGCTCCTTCCAGATAACAACGGATTTGTTCACGGGATTCTTCGGCGGCCTTTTTGCCGATTTCCGGATTGGAACCGGCCCCCAGTCCCTTTGTCACTTCAGTCCCCAATTGGATTTTGACGAGTGAGGCCGACATCTTCAGGGATTGGGCATCCGTGTTGGCAGTAATGAACTCCACACCCTGCAGATTATAAGAAATCATCGTATTGATCGCATTACTGCCGCCTCCGCCAATACCAATGACCTTGATCTTTGCCGAACAGAGTTCATTCCCTTCATCCGTTAGTTCAAACATAATTTCCTCCCTTAAAAGAATTCTAGACACCAGTTTTTCAATCGCTTGCATGTTCTCGTCAAGACATTCCCCGTACCACTTCTCATCTTTTTGGAGTCGTTCTTGCTGCCGAAAAGAACGAGCCCAACACCGGTTGCATGCATGGGATGGTTGATCTTGTCACTCAGCCCGCCAAGCTTCAGGGGAAAGCCCCGCCTTACGGGCATATTCAGGGTCTGTTCTCCCAGTTCAATGATGCCCGATGTCATTGCCGTGCCCCCTGTGAGGACCGCACCGGCGGCAAGCAGGTCTTCATAGCCCGATTTGCTGATTTCCCTGTAGGCCAGATTAAGGATCTCTTCCATGCGTGCCTCGATGATTCTCCCCAAAATCTGTCGCGAGACTTCCCGCGGTTCACGTCCGCCGACACTGGGTACTTCAATGGTTTCTTCTCGGGGGATCAGGGGGGCGTATGTGCAGCCGTGCTGGATCTTGATTCGTTCCGCCTCCGCCAAAGGGGTACGCAGACCCGTCGAAATATCGCTGGTAATATAGTTCC
It contains:
- the ftsZ gene encoding cell division protein FtsZ is translated as MFELTDEGNELCSAKIKVIGIGGGGSNAINTMISYNLQGVEFITANTDAQSLKMSASLVKIQLGTEVTKGLGAGSNPEIGKKAAEESREQIRCYLEGADMVFITAGEGGGTGTGGAPIVAEIAKEIGALTVAIVTKPFPFEGKRRIFQAEEGILALRKIVDTLIVVPNQRLLSLGGRNLSFPEAFKKVDDILYNAVKGISDLITIPGLINLDFADVKTIMSEMGLALMGTGSASGENRAVEAAQKAISSPLLEDNSIQGARGVLLNITGGPDMTLYEINEASSLIQSEAHEDANIIFGTVVDQTMTEEIRVTVIATGFDDNTHGGKTLSEVISKGRHRKENLNIPAFIRNDKSLETMESVKIGMIDDNGETDFELPAFL